Proteins from one Anopheles nili chromosome 2, idAnoNiliSN_F5_01, whole genome shotgun sequence genomic window:
- the LOC128722333 gene encoding ATPase H(+)-transporting accessory protein 2 → MMRAIFLLFALFAAANCDQLSVLFSPKAVEFSGSSRLDADSLPEVFGAALGYSVSLPTEWDGMVIKDPFNTANGAVVVVAEGLDAIALDGTKSYQLNGNTGSVALSELLQKSSDHQGVGFAVDLKESSDKFVTPLGTVQPDDEEVNPQHLKPKSNKADSDFLRQLAFLNGLSDLLVTSTDRIPTVHIVRMSFEALLAAHEQNSPALDEAKKLFISALSQLKTASEKAFDGSVIVGVVTASEGGVVVRSKRQAGQGKQEDDKNPLNLAQKYNSNYPVMFNIILWFSVVLAFSLIAISIVIGTMDPGRDSIIYRMTSTRMKKDN, encoded by the exons ATGATGCGGGCGATTTTCCTCCTATTTGCGCTCTTTGCAGCTG CAAACTGTGATCAGCTGTCGGTGTTGTTTTCGCCAAAGGCGGTAGAGTTCAGTGGAAGTAGCCGTCTGGATGCCGATTCGCTGCCGGAAGTCTTCGGAGCTGCCCTGGGCTACTCGGTGAGCCTACCTACGGAATGGGACGGTATGGTGATTAAGGATCCGTTCAACACCGCAAACGGTGCTGTGGTGGTTGTAGCGGAGGGTTTGGACGCCATCGCACTTGAC GGAACCAAGAGCTATCAGCTGAACGGTAACACCGGTTCGGTAGCGCTTAGTGAGCTGTTGCAAAAGTCCTCGGACCACCAGGGAGTTGGATTCGCCGTGGACCTCAAAGAATCGTCCGATAAGTTTGTAACCCCGCTCGGAACAGTTCAGCCAGACGATGAGGAGGTGAACCCACAACACCTGAAGCCAAAGTCGAACAAGGCCGATTCGGATTTCTTGCGTCAGCTTGCATTCCTGAATGGACTTAGCGATCTGTTGGTAACGTCGACCGATCGCATTCCGACCGTGCACATCGTTCGTATGTCCTTTGAAGCGCTGTTGGCCGCCCACGAACAAAACTCCCCAGCGTTGGACGAAGCTAAGAAGCTGTTTATCAGCGCCCTGTCGCAGCTCAAGACGGCTTCCGAAAAGGCCTTCGATGGATCAGTCATCGTTGGAGTCGTAACGGCAAGCGAAGGTGGAGTGGTGGTTCGATCGAAGCGACAGGCGGGTCAAGGAAAGCAGGAAGATGAT AAAAACCCACTGAACCTGGCGCAGAAGTACAACAGCAACTACCCCGTCATGTTTAACATCATTCTGTGGTTCAGTGTCGTGTTGGCCTTTTCGCTGATTGCCATTTCAATTGTTATCGGTACCATGGATCCGGGCCGAGACTCCATCATCTACCGTATGACATCGACCAGAATGAAGAAGGATAACTAA
- the LOC128722112 gene encoding protein RUFY3 codes for MRALGIAQPNNHHQTIGTSATTTTSSTSANTAGASSAVGGINGKNGNGDGHQHGPGTATLITLPRAIPMAGTGMTTTGDGHRSVAQLRGGGMVGGGSDTAAQDTIYLCNFRVTVDGEWLCLKELQDLDLKDGQQQAGCGGAGGGADAMGGGGGAGGGAGDCNALNSFGIIENVKCQDKIIERDWVNYYSRDPASIERSNLVKICKLVVKELLEQSLRFGRMLDSDHLPLQHFFIVLEHVLRHGLKPKKGLLGPKKELWDILQSVERYCVEALDITSSVRDLPTVRTHMGRARAWLRLALMQKKLADYLQVLIEHRDDSLAEYYEPHALMMSDEIIIIVGILVGLNVIDCNLCVKEEDLDSQQGVIDFSLYLRSSSRNSPDEENNGGLGAGGITDSATGAMTAVLDQKNYIEELNRHLNATVANLQAKVESLTTTNALMKEDLAIARNSLMALQAENAALRRASQHGHPIEDKTNVLDRFDPEMAETLAEERKKRHEIEKELDLQVSLKAETEMAMKLLEKDIHEKQDTIVSLRRQLEDIKSINLDMYRKLQECEASLKHKTELMSRMETQRESMANAISQLEKKYSSETASLNALQESSQALSLQVVASEQRAARAEADLRIEREWRTAMHEKEINHKQLISEMQLQMQQLMDDSKQLGKANVELEKLRSQWAEDQQTLEELGVQLSVSKLQISELKEKTSRNHNHNHNGPEGHNDSMEGAKTGGWTPDKVVSKCTGCDKEFGMTRRKHHCRNCGKIFCSSCSEHVATLPSFAGSQRADQQSPPNGSKPVRVCDYCWEKLASR; via the exons ATGCGTGCGTTGGGCATTGCGCAGCCAAACAACCACCATCAGACGATCGGCACcagcgccaccaccaccaccagctccacCTCCGCCAACACTGCCGGAGCGTCGTCGGCGGTCGGCGGGATCAACGGTAAGAACGGCAACGGAGACGGGCACCAGCACGGACCGGGCACCGCCACCCTCATCACGCTGCCCCGGGCCATCCCGAtggccggaaccggaatgACCACCACCGGTGATGGGCATCGGTCGGTTGCGCAGCTGCGGGGAGGCGGGATGGTCGGCGGTGGCAGCGACACCGCCGCCCAGGACACGATCTACCTGTGCAACTTTCGCGTCACCGTCGACGGCGAGTGGCTCTGCCTCAAGGAGCTGCAGGATCTCGACCTCAAAGACGGCCAGCAGCAGGCGGGCtgcggtggtgccggtggcggGGCCGATGCGATGGGCGGCGGAGGTGGTGCAGGCGGAGGAGCCGGTGATTGCAACGCACTCAATAGTTTCGGTATAATTGAGAACGTAAAATGCCAAGACAAGATTATCGAGCGCGATTGGGTCAACTACTACT CACGCGATCCTGCCTCGATCGAGCGAAGCAATCTGGTGAAGATATGCAAGCTAGTCGTGAAGGAACTGCTGGAGCAGTCGCTGCGTTTCGGTCGCATGCTCGATTCGGATCACCTGCCGCTGCAGCACTTTTTTATCGTGCTGGAGCACGTCCTGCGTCACGGCCTGAAACCGAAAAAAGGCTTACTAGGTCCAAAGAAAGAGCTCTGGGACATCCTGCAAAGCGTCGAGCGGTACTGCGTCGAAGCGCTGGACATCACCTCGTCGGTGCGCGATCTACCAACGGTTCGAACGCACATGGGCCGTGCCAGAGCCTGGTTGCGGTTGGCTCTGATGCAGAAGAAGCTCGCCGACTACCTGCAGGTGTTGATCGAACACCGGGATGATTCGCTGGCGGAATACTACGAACCACACGCGCTGATGATGAGTGACGAG atcatcatcatcgtgggCATTCTGGTGGGTCTGAATGTGATCGACTGCAATCTGTGCGTGAAGGAGGAAGATCTCGACTCGCAGCAGggtgtgattgatttttcgctCTACCTGCGGTCCAGCTCGCGCAACAGCCCGGATGAGGAAAATAATGGTGGTCTTGGAGCCGGTGGCATCACCGACAGTGCCACCGGTGCGATGACGGCCGTGCTAGATCAGAAGAACTACATCGAGGAGCTGAATCGACATCTCAA TGCTACCGTCGCGAACCTTCAGGCCAAGGTGGAGTCGCTAACGACGACGAACGCGCTCATGAAGGAAGACCTGGCGATCGCACGCAACAGCCTGATGGCGTTGCAGGCGGAAAATGCGGCCCTAAGGAGGGCGTCCCAGCACGGGCACCCGATCGAGGACAAAACGAACGTACTCGATCGCTTCGATCCGGAAATGGCGGAAACGCTGGCCGAGGAGCGCAAAAAGCGGCACGAAATCGAAAAGGAGCTAGATCTGCAA GTGTCCCTGAaggcggaaacggaaatggcGATGAAGCTGCTCGAGAAGGACATCCACGAGAAGCAGGACACGATAGTATCGCTGCGACGCCAGCTGGAGGACATCAAGTCGATCAACCTCGACATGTACCGTAAGCTGCAG GAGTGCGAAGCGTCGTTGAAGCACAAAACCGAGCTCATGTCGCGAATGGAGACGCAACGCGAATCGATGGCAAATGCTATTTCGCAGCTGGAAAAAAA ATACAGCTCGGAAACGGCTAGCCTGAACGCGCTGCAGGAATCTTCCCAAGCACTATCGCTCCAAGTGGTCGCCAGCGAGCAAAGGGCTGCTAGGGCAGAGGCAGACTTACGCATCGAGCGGGAATGGCGGACGGCCATGCACGAGAAGGAGATTAATCACAAGCAACTCATCAGCGAGATGCAACTGCAGATGCAGCAGTTAATGGATGATTCGAAG CAACTTGGCAAAGCCAACGTGGAACTGGAGAAGCTGCGCAGTCAGTGGGCGGAAGACCAACAGACTTTAGAGGAACTTGGGGTGCAGCTAAGTGTAAGCAAGCTGCAAATCTCGGAGCTGAAAGAAAAGACGTCCAGAAACCACAACCATAATCATAATGGCCCCGAAGGTCATAACGATAGCATGGAGGGTGCGAAAACGGGCGGCTGGACTCCGGACAAGGTCGTTTCTAAATGCACCGGATGTGACAAAGAGTTTGGCATGACACGGCGCAAGCACCATTGCCGGAACTGTGGTAAAATATTCTGCTCCAGTTGTTCGGAGCACGTTGCCACGCTGCCGTCCTTTGCGGGCAGCCAACGGGCGGACCAACAGTCGCCGccaaatggaagcaaaccggtgcgcgtgtgtgacTACTGCTGGGAAAAACTAGCCTCCAGGTAG
- the LOC128720092 gene encoding endoplasmic reticulum metallopeptidase 1-like → MPQSKRVRFREDELQVKNLHQLGTGAIYGSLLLILACGLLTRHLATRLPAALTVSDLEQTPNAFVAERAWTSLKSLNDIGPKPTGSSANEVMAHEFLSGELRRIEASKHANQQLEVDSQTASGAFSMSLLNQSMTSVYRNVQSLVVRLAGQSDSGVALLLNCHYDTVAGSPGASDDGASCAVMLEILRVLSRRPVRTRHAVVFLFNGAEETMFQAAHGFVTGHRWADEVRAFLNLESAGSGGKEVLFQAGPHHPWLVEAYARAIRHPFAHTLGEEMFQLGLVPSDTDFRIFRDYGEVPGLDFAHIANGYRYHTRYDSIEFLSAEVLQRTGDNVLALTRELADGDVLGASEPLPVGESVFFDFVGLAFVHYSATSGQWINLVVAFLSVVVPLIGFLRVRTTFADVLREVTFGLVATVLGTVFSLVSCTTLARQLDFVGKSMTWYTHTSLILGLYCCPALLAHCFVYMFLGTFYSNIKSELSLGQMTQARLVGVNVFWSIITLAATAAGYRSGYIPMVLLVCSLVSTTAQHVLGTTRTLRRWIYVHLVFQLPVLLWSTNFYNTLVQLFAPITGRFGGTRNPEVFIALLATFGTLLCGSQFLPFLGQLRSPTNFTAKLSAITVLALVLACVSPLGFPYRDESMTSQPTPQRHYVTHTFRVFHDELGLYKDSDSGYLLQEMDRNTRATIEQYVMKPGESLVPMRQMDSCRNELFCAVPFYSLWHQMRFNNYWLPGPAPVYDNMVTMGYLGEEQLGSHTKRLMFTMEGSIQSSIMIGPKQGVQLIGWSLLDHVPPPAKFGGREGHFVFITHGLAGKAWNVTLDVQFDQPKQNGELVDIVVTTKFWEYQHMHTPDFDELLGKFPSWTHVVPSVAVVSVFPL, encoded by the exons ATGCCACAATCGAAGCGCGTCCGGTTCCGCGAGGACGAACTGCAGGTGAAAAATCTGCACCAACTCGGAACCGGTGCCATCTATGGCTCCCTATTGCTCATCCTTGCTTGCGGGTTGCTAACACGCCATTTGGCCACTCGCCTACCGGCGGCTCTAACGGTTTCCGATCTGGAACAAACACCAAACGCGTTCGTCGCCGAACGAGCTTGGACCAGCCTTAAATCGCTTAACGACATCGGACCCAAACCAACCGGAAGCTCAGCAAATGAGGTGATGGCGCACGAGTTCCTGTCGGGTGAGTTGCGCCGTATCGAAGCCTCGAAACACGCGAACCAACAGCTTGAGGTGGACAGTCAGACGGCTTCCGGTGCGTTCAGCATGTCCTTGTTGAACCAATCGATGACGAGCGTGTACCGAAACGTGCAGAGTCTCGTGGTGAGGCTCGCTGGCCAATCGGACAGTGGGGTAGCGTTGTTACTCAACTGCCACTACGATACGGTCGCCGGAAGTCCGGGTGCGAGTGATGATGGTGCAAGTTGCGCCGTCATGTTGGAGATTCTGCGTGTTTTGTCCCGGCGTCCGGTTCGCACACGACACGCGGTTGTGTTTCTGTTTAATGGCGCCGAAGAGACGATGTTCCAAGCGGCCCATGGTTTCGTGACGGGGCACCGATGGGCGGATGAGGTGCGTGCCTTTTTGAACCTCGAATcagccggttccggtggcaagGAAGTGTTGTTCCAGGCTGGTCCACATCATCCGTGGTTGGTTGAGGCGTACGCACGCGCCATACGCCATCCGTTCGCGCATACGCTCGGTGAGGAGATGTTTCAGCTCGGGCTCGTACCATCCGATACGgattttcgcattttccgtGATTACGGTGAGGTGCCTGGGTTAGACTTTGCGCACATTGCCAACGGGTATCGGTATCACACGCGGTACGATTCGATCGAGTTCCTGTCGGCGGAGGTTTTGCAGCGCACTGGTGACAATGTGCTGGCGTTGACGCGAGAACTCGCCGATGGAGATGTCCTGGGAGCTTCGGAACCTTTGCCCGTTggtgagagtgtttttttcgattttgttgGGCTCGCGTTTGTGCACTATAGCGCCACCAGTGGGCAGTGGATCAACCTGGTGGTTGCGTTCTTATCCGTGGTCGTTCCCTTGATCGGGTTCTTGCGTGTAAGGACGACCTTCGCGGATGTCCTGCGGGAGGTCACGTTTGGGCTGGTGGCTACTGTGTTGGGAACGGTTTTTAGTCTCGTTTCGTGCACAACGCTCGCTCGCCAGCTGGATTTTGTCGGTAAAAGCATGACCTGGTACACGCACACCTCACTCATCCTGGGGTTGTACTGCTGCCCGGCATTGCTGGCGCATTGCTTCGTGTACATGTTCCTGGGGACTTTCTACTCCAACATCAAG AGTGAGCTTTCGCTTGGACAAATGACCCAAGCCAGGCTGGTGGGTGTGAACGTGTTCTGGAGCATCATCACACTGGCCGCAACCGCAGCAGGATACCGAAGTGGTTACATCCCGATGGTGCTGCTTGTCTGTTCGCTTGTCTCCACCACGGCCCAACACGTGCTGGGAACGACCCGGACTCTACGCCGGTGGATCTACGTCCATCTTGTCTTCCAGCTTCCCGTTTTGTTGTGGTCAACCAACTTCTACAACACCCTCGTGCAGTTGTTCGCACCGATCACGGGACGGTTTGGAGGAACACGCAATCCTGAGGTGTTTATCGCACTTCTGGCCACCTTCGGAACGCTGCTTTGTGGCAGCCAGTTCCTTCCGTTCCTCGGCCAGTTACGCAGTCCTACAAACTTCACCGCGAAGCTTTCGGCCATCACCGTGCTGGCGTTGGTCCTAGCGTGTGTTAGCCCACTCGGATTTCCGTACCGGGATGAAAGCATGACGTCTCAACCGACACCCCAGCGCCACTACGTTACG CACACCTTCCGCGTGTTCCACGACGAACTGGGTCTGTACAAGGACTCCGACTCGGGCTACTTGCTACAGGAGATGGACCGAAATACACGTGCGACAATCGAGCAGTACGTCATGAAACCGGGCGAGTCACTGGTTCCAATGCGCCAGATGGATTCCTGCCGAAACGAGCTGTTCTGTGCCGTGCCCTTCTACTCGCTCTGGCACCAGATGCGCTTCAA CAACTATTGGCTTCCGGGACCGGCGCCTGTCTACGACAACATGGTGACGATGGGTTACCTCGGTGAGGAGCAGCTTGGGTCACACACGAAGCGATTGATGTTTACGATGGAAGGTAGCATACAATCGTCGATCATGATTGGACCGAAGCAGGGCGTCCAACTGATCGGGTGGTCCTTGCTGGATCATGTGCCACCGCCGGCAAAGTTTGGTGGCCGCGAGGGTCACTTTGTGTTCATCACCCATGGgctggcgggaaaagcgtGGAATGTCACGCTCGATGTGCAGTTCGATCAACCCAAGCAAAATGGTGAGCTGGTTGACATCGTGGTGACGACCAAGTTTTGGGAGTATCAGCACATGCACACGCCCGACTTTGATGAGCTGCTTGGAAAGTTTCCATCCTGGACACACGTGGTCCCCTCGGTTGCGGTAGTAAGCGTGTTTCCTCTGTGA
- the LOC128720963 gene encoding uncharacterized protein LOC128720963, which yields MQQCKICGRRKKPSPSTFGPFEFNLDTFEDDRELSHFLYRLTQDIIISKDFSDDNINRICDSHLRKTTYPNRHQLLEIVQDLKTKLRVNRNEPSFNAMKTEKENRPQAIVKSPEEKFYKMQDKNLSVQSLIDVPRLLLNEKPSSISTITTYDFPSSEVSISPQLLTAKHLSENDSSLTSRTALQKIFLSTSNTQLTENRRQKDSIDSSVDALSRMVAASRKPQNEYKSCPLGKGNHEKKR from the exons ATGCAGCAGTGCAAAATTTGcggaagacgaaaaaaaccatcaccgtCGACATTTGGGCCGTTTGAATTCAATCTGGATAC GTTTGAAGATGATCGAGAGCTATCACACTTTTTGTACCGACTGACTCAGGATATAATAATTTCGAAAGACTTTTCTGATGATAATATAAACCGTATTTGTGATAGTCATTTACGTAAAACGACTTATCCGAACAGGCACCAGTTACTGGAGATTGTGCAAGACCTCAAAACCAAACTGCGCGTGAACCGCAACGAGCCATCGTTTAACGCAATGAAaactgaaaaagaaaatcgaccaCAGGCCATTGTGAAATCACCAGAAGAAAAATTCTATAAAATGCAAGACAAAAATCTTAGTGTGCAGTCACTGATAGACGTACCGAGACTACTTTTGAATG AGAAACCCAGCTCAATTAGCACAATCACCACATACGACTTCCCGTCATCCGAGGTCTCGATATCTCCGCAATTGCTTACAGCTAAGCATTTAAGTGAAAATGATAGTTCTCTCACATCAAGAACAGCGTTGCAAAAGATTTTTCTCTCAACAAGCAATACGCAATTAACTGAAAACCGCCGACAAAAGGATTCAATCGATAGTTCGGTCGATGCCTTATCTAGGATGGTCGCAGCGAGTAGGAAACCTCAAAATGAATATAAATCATGTCCTTTGGGAAAAGGCAatcatgagaaaaaaagatag
- the LOC128720503 gene encoding condensin complex subunit 1: protein MEWHFVIPQARAELLQSDKNHYCVGRVLDAAQVPNALKDSRAILNDPFAIFDHFDTFYSVIDNQQTLGGTCLLKAYDQLYGAIDKLGNALADLLSRKEINAADRLSGLNAVKMVVFLMNGMVKAIDAHVTSSIEKMAIKKGRKQTNEQVEALDWDSKRYQCIVQLYNLMHLPLEKLWDPPVCDESFVDVICDVCYRTLEQSYVQSRGTADSVFQILGTAIKRYNHSLSFPVRILQILEHVEMAIPSIAAGVLLLYEQFGITTIYPIIIKEIIERLSVDSADVQISRFFSLFLVELGTLAPKLMIPHLSTLSEELLNLESYTLRNCVLQIMSEAIVSELTSEDLSDELKETRDEFLDDLLNHMMDISAHVRSRVLQIWVNLKEHNAVPLAWIHKVLQVAVERLEDKALLVRKQAISLVKAFLEHNPFAAKLSLAELRTQYEEEDKKLQDLRTQLVEHDTKMKAVEEEWDDIVVQMYPTVTELFGQEPADIETATEDDVKILSEKIITLLKEENYQELVRLVQRADYALGNTEQRKEMNFDHQCVYYVALLKNYFIHAHTNAALNAEFQAVEQSVNFLHDSIRFSELISNAVPKLLEMLMSKAQSDVNGAIDFFTSAYLFGIKGTEQGMQQMLYLVWSSDKDKRENVTAAYKRVLFETNLQGRAHTVKVVRNLSQFLANLTRGHYTAMEVLVHEWVENGDIDTQMIQVLFEIYTMKLENVTPEESRQALQLLVMVSVAKPSVVTANQRLLETIGFEERGPRDPRIFVATLELLINSIPQPTNSSKYYKRLDSSATIAQQVIELFTKLFFCAKVENFDDIGTKVFDFIYKMVKTPDIVSQSIVVSLYDRLQKFAAETPAQGSDPSSEEQRLSQMSQDSPEQNVRASQQSSTQTSEQMLLTLPHFLAARFIFTIGFVAMREMIYLDIDVYSNMKFRQELKDELKNRKKKNAALASNKAPMNSSVLETPTNRRKALGAAHNVSASNALKRLSGSTTGGQEHVEPEEELLSGATAEDAVAEEINYICEQELLFAKDSLLNRLIPTVLEVCKFPNRFRNELVQKAAVLTLIRLMAVSSKFCEDNMPFLMNIFKHTKNTKIKCNIVIGLSDFTFRFPNVIEPWTEHMYATLLEHDVELRLTAVKMLSHLILHEMIRVKGQISGLALCIVDPVKEIRTITEQFFKEIANKSNILYNVLPDIISRLSDPALQLEEEKYHIIMRYIIGMINKDKQIESLVEKLCLRFRVTNEVRQWRDIAFCLSLLSYNEKTIKKLIENIGCFKDKVQHEEIYQAFRTIISNTSKLAKPELKSVVVEFETRLNECLEVRDENGARAADAVASSDELIGERASTSGSGATSGQKRDTRIRSTGMKSAANVDKASKKKGTNAKGSTAGRRTTARRGRKSVSSDEESDSEEENQPPAVSSRAAARARQNMKITKVIESDNSDDEEEDVPPKRGKSKR, encoded by the exons ATGGAGTGGCATTTCGTGATTCCACAAGCAAGAGCGGAGTTGTTGCAATCGGACAAAAATCATTACTGCGTCGGTCGAGTGCTTGATGCTGCTCAAGTTCCAAATGCGCTGAAGG ATTCCCGGGCAATACTTAACGATCCGTTCGCTATATTCGATCACTTTGATACATTCTACTCTGTGATCGACAATCAACAAACGCTGGGTGGGACGTGCTTATTGAAGGCGTACGACCAGCTCTATGGCGCCATAGATAAATTAGGCAATGCATTGGCAGATTTGTTGTCTCGGAAAGAGATCAATGCTGCCGATCGGCTATCTGGGCTTAATGCTGTGAAGATGGTCGTCTTTCTCATGAACGGTATGGTGAAGGCGATCGACGCACACGTCACATCTTCAATCGAGAAAATGGCTATTAAAAAAGGCAGAAAGCAGACCAACGAACAGGTCGAAGCTCTCGATTGGGACAGCAAACGGTACCAGTGTATCGTGCAGTTGTACAATTTAATGCATCTACCGCTAGAAAAACTGTGGGATCCCCCGGTTTGCGACGAGTCCTTCGTAGA TGTCATATGTGATGTGTGCTATCGTACACTGGAGCAATCGTACGTCCAAAGTCGCGGAACGGCTGATAGCGTTTTCCAAATTCTGGGTACCGCCATCAAGCGCTACAATCATTCACTGTCGTTCCCCGTTCGAATTCTGCAGATACTAGAGCACGTTGAAATGGCAATACCCTCGATTGCCGCCGGTGTTCTGCTTTTGTACGAGCAGTTCGGCATCACAACTATCTATCCTATCATCATCAAGGAGATCATAGAACGATTAAGCGTAGATTCGGCGGACGTGCAAATATCGCGTTTTTTCAGCTTGTTCCTGGTAGAGCTTGGCACACTCGCTCCAAAGCTGATGATTCCGCATCTATCGACGCTGAGCGAAGAGCTGTTGAATCTGGAATCGTATACACTGCGAAATTGCGTGCTGCAAATTATGAGCGAAGCGATTGTGAGCGAACTAACGTCGGAGGATCTATCGGATGAACTGAAGGAAACGCGGGACGAATTTCTGGATGATCTGCTCAACCACATGATGGACATATCTGCGCATGTGCGGTCACGAGTCTTGCAAATTTGGGTAAACCTGAAGGAGCACAATGCAGTGCCGCTTGCATGGATACACAAGGTTCTTCAGGTGGCCGTAGAACGGCTCGAAGATAAGGCGTTGCTTGTGCGTAAGCAAGCCATTTCACTGGTCAAAGCATTCCTCGAGCACAATCCGTTCGCTGCCAAG TTATCACTCGCGGAGTTACGCACCCAGTACGAGGAGGAGGATAAGAAACTCCAAGACCTGCGCACACAACTGGTGGAACACGACACAAAAATGAAGGCAGTCGAAGAGGAATGGGATGACATTGTGGTGCAGATGTACCCTACGGTTACGGAGCTATTTGGTCAAGAGCCTGCTGATATCGAAACTGCAACGGAGGACGACGTTAAGATTCTCTCCGAGAAAATCATTACACtgttgaaagaagaaaactatCAGGAGTTGGTGCGGTTGGTGCAGCGCGCTGACTACGCGCTTGGTAATACAGAGCAGCGCAAGGAGATGAACTTCGATCACCAGTGCGTTTACTACGTGGCGTTACTCAAGAACTACTTCATTCATGCCCATACAAATGCTGCACTG AATGCCGAATTCCAGGCCGTGGAACAATCAGTCAACTTTCTGCACGATTCCATTCGCTTTTCAGAGCTGATATCGAACGCTGTTCCCAAGTTGCTCGAAATGCTCATGTCTAAAGCCCAGTCCGACGTGAACGGGGCAATCGATTTCTTCACATCGGCGTACCTATTTGGCATCAAGGGTACGGAGCAGGGCATGCAACAGATGCTCTATCTCGTGTGGTCTTCCGACAAAGACAAACGCGAAAACGTAACGGCCGCGTATAAGCGAGTTCTGTTCGAAACTAACTTGCAGGGCCGCGCTCACACGGTGAAGGTCGTGCGAAACTTGAGCCAATTCCTGGCCAATCTTACTCGCGGCCACTACACCGCGATGGAGGTGCTCGTACATGAGTGGGTCGAAAACGGCGACATTGATACGCAAATGATACAGgttctgtttgaaatataCACGATGAAACTTGAAAATGTTACACCAGAAGAATCGCGGCAGGCGCTCcaactgctggtgatggtgtccGTAGCAAAGCCTTCAGTGGTTACGGCGAACCAGCGGCTACTCGAGACCATTGGCTTTGAGGAGCGCGGACCACGTGATCCGCGTATTTTCGTTGCTACACTTGAGCTACTCATAAACTCCATCCCCCAGCCCACCAACAGTTCCAAGTACTACAAGCGGCTCGATAGTTCGGCAACAATAGCGCAACAGGTGATAGAGCTATTTACGAAGCTCTTTTTCTGTGCGAAGGTGGAAAACTTTGACGATATCGGAACGaaggtgtttgattttatctACAAAATGGTTAAAACACCCGACATAGTCTCGCAATCGATCGTTGTGTCTCTTTACGATCGATTGCAAAAGTTTGCTGCTGAAACCCCGGCGCAAGGATCAGACCCGTCAAGCGAAGAACAGCGCCTGTCTCAGATGAGTCAGGATTCGCCAGAGCAAAATGTCAGAGCGTCACAGCAAAGCAGCACCCAAACCTCGGAGCAGATGCTATTAACTTTGCCACACTTTTTGGCAGCGCGATTCATTTTCACGATCGGCTTTGTTGCGATGCGTGAGATGATATACCTCGACATCGACGTGTACAGTAACATGAAGTTTCGCCAGGAGCTGAAAGACGAGTTGAAGaataggaagaaaaagaacgccGCGCTTGCAAGCAACAAGGCGCCAATGAATTCTAGCGTTCTCGAAACCCCgacaaacagaagaaaagcGCTCGGCGCTGCACACAACGTGTCGGCCAGTAATGCACTGAAACGTCTCTCTGGATCGACGACGGGAGGGCAAGAGCATGTGGAACCTGAGGAAGAATTGCTAAGCGGCGCTACGGCCGAAGATGCCGTTGCCGAAGAAATCAACTATATTTGCGAACAAGAACTTCTTTTCGCCAAGGATAGCCTGTTGAATCGATTAATTCCTACGGTCCTAGAAGTGTGCAAATTTCCGAATCGATTCCGCAACGAGCTAGTTCAAAAGGCAGCCGTATTGACGCTGATCCGTTTGATGGCGGTATCGTCGAAGTTTTGCGAAGACAACATGCCGTTTTTGATGAATATCTTCAAGCACacgaaaaatacaaaaatcaaGTGCAACATCGTAATCGGTCTGTCGGACTTTACATTTAGGTTTCCGAATGTTATCGAACCGTGGACTGAACACATGTATGCAACGTTGCTTGAGCATGACGTTGAGTTACGACTTACGGCGGTCAAGATGTTATCACACTTGATCCTTCACGAAATGATCCGCGTGAAGGGTCAAATCTCTGGTCTGGCGCTTTGCATCGTCGATCCAGTGAAGGAGATTCGCACTATCACGGAACAATTCTTCAAGGAAATCGCGAACAAGTCGAACATTCTGTACAATGTTTTGCCTGACATCATATCACGCTTAAGTGACCCGGCACTGCAGCTCGAAGAAGAAAAGTATCACATAATTATGCGGTACATCATCGGGATGATAAACAAAGACAAGCAAATCGAGAGTTTAGTCGAGAAATTGTGCTTGCGGTTCCGGGTAACGAACGAGGTTCGCCAGTGGCGTGATATAGCTTTTTGTCTGTCGTTGCTATCGTACAATgaaaaaacgatcaaaaagTTGATCGAAAACATCGGCTGCTTTAAGGATAAGGTGCAGCACGAGGAGATTTATCAGGCGTTCCGGACGATCATTAGTAATACAAGCAAATTGGCCAAGCCGGAACTTAAG AGCGTTGTGGTTGAATTTGAAACACGATTGAACGAATGTTTGGAAGTGCGCGATGAGAACGGCGCCAGAGCAGCAGATGCAGTAGCGTCATCAGATGAACTGATTGGAGAAAGAGCGTCTACCTCGGGATCAGGAGCGACGAGTGGCCAAAAGCGAGATACGAGAATAAGAAGCACTGGCATGAAATCGGCCGCCAACGTGgacaaagcaagcaaaaagaagggaaccaATGCCAAGGGGTCAACTGCAGGCCGCCGAACCACGGCACGACGTGGACGAAAGTCAGTCTCATCCGACGAGGAAAGCGACAGCGAagaggaaaatcaaccccccGCCGTGAGTTCGAGAGCCGCGGCCCGTGCTCGTCAGAATATGAAGATTACCAAAGTCATCGAAAGTGACAACTCAG